CAGTGTTGACATAGTGAGACCGCCAGCTAGCCAGCATGTCTGACGTTATTGAGGAGAAGATAAAGAACTACAGGACGGCTCCCTTCGACGCCCGCTTCCCCAACACCAACCAGACCCGCAACTGCTTTCAGAACTATCTAGGTAAGTTAGCTAGCTGATCAACTACTTCTCTTTTCTGACCTGACAcgttctatctccctctccccctctttctccagcCCTGCCAGCAGTCTACTGCTCATTTCTACCTcccaactgacacacacacacacaatggtgaAAGGACAGGACACTTATGGCCATCAGGCTCTTCTGCCACCCTGAACACTCTTGATTCCCTTCCCAGCAATTTTGTTCACAAAGATAAAGATCTTGGTTGGTTAACTAAACAAGGATTTTTATCTGAATCCCAAGTTAACCTCATTTGCCTGGGCTAAGAATCATGTGGTTGATGATTTGCAATTGATGTGCATTGTAAACGGTGGTATTTGCTCTCGTAGCATTGATGCATGTCCAACTTCTTTGGTTGATAAGAGCCCCATGAGAAGCACCTCCTCAGACAGAGCGATCTAAATCACTATCGGTTCACATTAGAACAGATAGAATGTTGGCTGTCCCTCAGCTCTTCACCAAGGTACGCCATCATAAGCCAACTGTCTGTACTGACTGACATGTCCGTTAGGCAAGGGTACTACTTGGGTATGCAGATCTTTTCGGTCTTCAACACTCGTTTAGTAAGGATAGCCTAATATATCTGTCATTGTACTTTTTATGTTGACATTTTAGACATTTAGCAGACTAACAGTAGTGATTgcatacatgtattttttttgctTCATACTGGTCTCCCGTGGGATTCAAACCCAGAACCTTAGCGTTGCACGCGCCCATGCTCAACCAATTGAGCCACACGGGACCccacatgttctctctctgctcttagTTTTAATTAGTGTCAGATTTCTGTTGACATCATTTAGCACATCAGATAAGGGTCCATTTGTGGTGGCTGTTTGCATTTAGATGTTTAGGTTCAGAAACGTAACACCAGTGTCAGTAAAAGTTCTATTAACTGTCTTAATGCTTACCACTTCATTCTGTCAATAttaactctcctccctctctttctagaCTTCCACAGGTGCAACAAAGCTTTGTCAGACAAAGGCCAGGATGTGGCTCCCTGTGACTGGTACCAGAGGGTCTACAAGAGTATCTGTCCCATGAGCTGGGTACGTATGCTGCTACTGTGGCTCATAGTGTGGTGCGAGCACTCCTTTATAAGGTTAAGCAGATCTATAGTGGCAAACTATTCAAACAAAGCCTAAAGGAGTGGGCATACACACAATGCCCCCTAACTGCCTTCCCATGGTTGTGTAGTATTGTCAGCGATGATTGGACCTCCCCTAGAGATGGATGACGAATCACTTTAATCAGCTCTCGTTAGAACCTACATTCACTCACATTAGCAGTGCCTCAACTATTCACAATGTGCCAACAGTCTGAGCACCACATTCCATAGAAGCCTTTAGTAGTTCCAGCATGTCTAAACTCTGCCAACAGTCTGTTCTGACATGTCCACTGAGTGGAACAGTTATGAATGTACCTGTTCTTCTGTGTCTCAAATGTCCTTACCTGAAGTGGTAGTTGGTATACAGTGTGGACCTCTGTTATGTTGCAACTGACCATGGTCCCAGTCTGAAGTCGATTCCTACCCTTAGACACTTTTCATAGATCTGAAAGCATGGGATGGGTGTAAAGTGAAGGCAGAATGAAGGCTACAGTAGCTACTGTGTTATAACTGCATGTTACACTGATAGGCAGTTTAACCTCATGAGCGCATTTCCTCCTGCAGGTCGCCAAGTGGGATGACCAGATAGAGGCCGGCAGCTTTCCCGGAAAGATCTAAAATGGCTGACCTCAGGACTTTCTGTTAGCCACACCTTCAACTTTGACCCTGTAGTGTGCCTAAGGACATGTGTTGACCACGTATCACACCATTCTTAATGTTATTAACAGTGTTACTTATGTTACAAGCACTTAATAAAAATGCGCACCCGTTTTGAACCTGTCTGGTGGTGGttcatttggtattttattaggataccCATTGGCTGTTGCAGATAAGAACAATAAAACTTAAAATGTCCTGTTGTACtgcatatatacacacagcatatacagttgaagtcggacgtttacatacaccttacccaaatacatttaaactcagttgttcacaTCTCCTGAGATTTAATCCttgtagaaattccctgtcttaggtcagttaggatcaccactttattttaagaatgaaatggcagaataatagaagagagaattatttatttcagattttatttctttcatcacattcccagtgggtcagaagtttacatactcaattagtagttggtagcattgcctttaaattgtttaacttgggtcaaatgtttcgggtagccttgcacaagctcctcacaataagtttggtgaattttggcccattcctcctgacagagctgatgtaactcaGTCAGGTTTTTAGGACTCCTTGCttgcaactttggaagtatgcttggggtcattgtccatttggaagacccatttgcgaccaagctttaacttcctaactgatgtcttgatatgttgcttcaatatatcaacataattttactatcctcatgatgccaactcttttgtgaagtgcaccagtccctcctgcagcaaagcacccccacaacatgatgccaccaacgtgcttcacggttgggatggtattcttcggcttgcaagcctccccctttttcctccaaacataacgatggtcattatggccaaacagttctatttttttgttttatcagaccacaggacatttctccaaaaagtacgatctttgtccccatgtgcagttgcaaaccgtaggctggcttttttatggtggttttggagcagtggcttcttccttgctgagcggcctttcaggttatgttgatattggacttgttttactgtggatatagatacttttgtacctgtttcccccagcatcttATGACAGCTGTGGGGTCccctggtgtttatacttgcgtactattgtttgtacagatgaacatggtacctgcAGGTGTTtttaaattgctcccaaggatgaaccagacttgtggaggtctaccattttcttctgaggtcttggctgatttcttttgattttccaatgatgtcaagcaaagaggcactgcgtttgaaggtcggccttgaaatacttccacaggtacacctccaattgactcatgatgtcaattagcctatcagaagcttctaaagccatgacatattttGGGGGAATTTTCAAaactgtttaaagacacagtcaactcagtgtatgtaaacttctgacccactggaattgtgatacagtcaattataatttaaataatctatctgtaaacaattgttggaaaaatgacttgtgtcatgcacaaagtagatgtcctaaccgacttgccaaaactacagtttgttaacaagaaatttgtggagtggttgaaaaacgagttttaatgactccaacctaagtgcatgtaaacttccgactttaactgtacatACAAGATGTTAGGTCAtgcagcagggttccccaactggtgagCCAATTCAGGCCCGCGAGTGATTTTATTTGGACCCCCaagttattttttattgttggacataaaagactatTTTGGTaatccaaagtattcccacacataatagagaTATATATTTTATCATATAGGAATGTAAGTAAAGTTTGCAATTTTTATGTTTTAGTCCAGTGTTATGTCTGTTTGgacttcttgtggtcaatttgcagtctataaattatttgtaatttggcccgtggctgaatctagttgatgatctctgtcATACAGGGTTAGAGGCCATGAGGTGTTGCCTCACTTtgtttttttaaaactatttttgcCGCTTGCCTGAGTGACCCGAGTTGGAAGTGAGTTCCATGCAACCATCGCTCGATACGATACTGTGCATTACCCTGAGTGCATTccggatttggggactgtgaagtgaACCCTGGTTTTATCTCTGGTGGCTTAAGTACTGTGTCAGCTGTATGTAAGTGAATTAtacaaacaatttggaattttcaacaGTATGTTTCTTAGAGTGATGTGGTCAATCTCATCTACTCTGCGCAATGAGAGACATTGGGTTGTATTTTCAACATTCATTCTCGCTATTTTGACAGGGTACTTTTTACTTTGATATAGCATTTAGTTCAGCTTGACATGTTTGAGTTACAATGATGTTTCTGTGATAGTCGGTCTATTGAATAGTTGTTGGTCATCAGGAATGCACATTTTTTGACTGAGAAATTCCAATCAATCTTATACATTTTATGACTGGGCTCAGTCACAGCATATACTGACATTGATTCTGCAGCTTGTAAGTGTTCCATAGAAGCTAATCTCCATATGATTGCAGTTGTCATTAATGGAAATCTGTTCAATGCAATgcccactttgtaacacagggTGGCAGTGTTGGATCAATTCTGCTAATGTAACCAGTTTCTGCATACTGGTAGTCCTGGAGAGCTTTCTGATCAGTGAGAATGtctgctgatttaaaaaaataaagaatttGTGCCTTATATCATGACCACATCAGTAGGGTGGAGATGGAGTGTGTGA
The window above is part of the Oncorhynchus masou masou isolate Uvic2021 chromosome 30, UVic_Omas_1.1, whole genome shotgun sequence genome. Proteins encoded here:
- the LOC135521887 gene encoding cytochrome c oxidase subunit 6B1-like, with amino-acid sequence MSDVIEEKIKNYRTAPFDARFPNTNQTRNCFQNYLDFHRCNKALSDKGQDVAPCDWYQRVYKSICPMSWVAKWDDQIEAGSFPGKI